One genomic region from Streptomyces sp. NBC_00582 encodes:
- a CDS encoding LLM class flavin-dependent oxidoreductase, with the protein MPVTVVRFNLVAPGASPAALGARYRAALEMAAYADEHGVTTVQTEEHHGVENNWLPSPFVFAGAVLGATRRLAVTVSAVIGPLHDPLRLAEDIAVLDLLSGGRLLTVAGIGYRREEYDRAGVDWTRRGRLQDELLETVLKAWTGEEFVHRGRTVRVTPRPASDPHPLLLVGGSSKAAARRAARLGLPFFPSAHLPELETYYKERLVEYGTQGWTMMPGAETPLLHIAEDPDRAWAEYGGHFLHEARTYASWQSGEIHSAVRSGAGTVEELRAEGVYRILTPDECVAQGLDNLVLHPLAGGMPVEEGWRSLRLFAERVIPALKD; encoded by the coding sequence ATGCCCGTCACCGTCGTCCGTTTCAACCTCGTCGCGCCCGGCGCCTCCCCCGCCGCGCTGGGCGCCCGCTACCGGGCCGCGCTGGAGATGGCCGCGTACGCCGACGAGCACGGGGTGACCACCGTGCAGACGGAGGAGCACCACGGCGTCGAGAACAACTGGCTGCCGTCGCCGTTCGTCTTCGCGGGGGCGGTCCTCGGGGCCACCCGGCGGCTGGCGGTCACGGTGTCGGCGGTGATCGGCCCGCTGCACGATCCGCTGCGGCTCGCCGAGGACATCGCGGTCCTGGACCTGCTCTCCGGCGGCCGGCTGCTCACGGTCGCCGGGATCGGCTACCGGCGCGAGGAGTACGACCGGGCCGGCGTCGACTGGACACGGCGCGGCCGGCTGCAGGACGAGCTGCTGGAGACCGTACTGAAGGCGTGGACCGGCGAGGAGTTCGTCCACCGGGGCCGCACGGTACGGGTCACCCCGCGCCCGGCGAGCGATCCGCACCCGCTGCTGCTGGTCGGCGGCTCCTCGAAGGCCGCCGCGCGCCGGGCCGCCCGGCTCGGGCTGCCGTTCTTCCCGAGCGCGCATCTGCCGGAGCTGGAGACGTACTACAAGGAGCGGCTCGTGGAGTACGGGACGCAGGGCTGGACGATGATGCCGGGCGCCGAGACGCCGCTGCTCCACATCGCCGAGGACCCCGACCGCGCCTGGGCCGAGTACGGCGGCCACTTCCTCCACGAGGCCCGCACCTACGCCTCGTGGCAGTCCGGTGAGATCCACTCGGCGGTGCGCTCGGGCGCCGGGACGGTGGAGGAGCTGCGCGCGGAGGGCGTGTACCGGATCCTCACCCCCGACGAGTGCGTGGCCCAGGGGCTCGACAACCTCGTGCTGCATCCGCTGGCTGGCGGGATGCCGGTGGAGGAGGGCTGGCGGAGTCTGCGGCTGTTCGCGGAGCGGGTGATTCCGGCACTGAAGGACTGA
- the ftsY gene encoding signal recognition particle-docking protein FtsY yields the protein METVILAVVIAVVVLAVLGGLVVGSRRRKPLPPPPPAAPDITAPPAEPHVGDEAETPRDEPRRTIEEVDLPDGGPTGVVVEEPPVVEAPQIEIPEPTAGRLVRLRARLSRSQSALGQGLLTLLSREHLDDDTWEEIEDTLLTADVGVQPTQELVDRLRERVRVLGTRTPEELRGLLREELLTLVGTEADRTVRTEPEDRKPGIVMVVGVNGTGKTTTTGKLARVLVADGRTVVLGAADTFRAAAADQLQTWGERVGAHTVRGPEAGDPASVAFDAVKEGKEMGVDVVLIDTAGRLHTKTGLMDELGKVKRVVEKHAPLDEVLLVLDATTGQNGLVQARVFAEVVDITGIVLTKLDGTAKGGIVVAVQRELGVPVKLVGLGEGADDLAPFEPEAFVDALIGE from the coding sequence ATGGAAACCGTCATCCTTGCTGTAGTCATCGCCGTGGTCGTGCTCGCGGTGCTCGGCGGGCTCGTCGTCGGCAGCCGGCGCAGGAAGCCGCTGCCCCCGCCGCCCCCCGCAGCGCCCGACATCACCGCGCCTCCGGCCGAGCCGCACGTCGGCGACGAGGCCGAGACGCCGCGCGACGAACCGCGCCGCACGATCGAGGAGGTGGATCTTCCCGACGGCGGCCCGACCGGAGTCGTCGTCGAGGAACCACCCGTCGTCGAGGCTCCGCAGATCGAGATCCCGGAGCCCACCGCGGGGCGTCTCGTACGCCTGCGCGCCCGTCTGTCCCGCTCCCAGAGCGCCCTCGGCCAGGGGCTGCTCACACTGCTCTCGCGTGAGCACCTCGACGACGACACCTGGGAGGAGATCGAGGACACCCTGCTCACCGCCGACGTCGGCGTCCAGCCCACCCAGGAACTGGTCGACCGGCTGCGCGAGCGGGTGAGGGTGCTCGGCACCCGGACCCCCGAGGAGCTGCGCGGCCTGCTGCGCGAGGAACTGCTCACGCTGGTCGGCACGGAGGCCGACCGCACGGTCAGGACCGAGCCCGAGGACCGCAAGCCCGGCATCGTGATGGTCGTCGGCGTCAACGGCACCGGCAAGACCACCACCACCGGCAAGCTCGCCCGGGTGCTCGTCGCCGACGGCCGCACGGTCGTCCTCGGCGCCGCCGACACCTTCCGCGCCGCCGCCGCCGACCAGCTCCAGACCTGGGGCGAGCGGGTCGGCGCCCACACCGTGCGCGGGCCCGAGGCGGGCGACCCCGCCTCCGTCGCCTTCGACGCGGTGAAGGAGGGCAAGGAGATGGGCGTCGACGTGGTGCTCATCGACACCGCCGGGCGGCTGCACACCAAGACCGGGCTCATGGACGAGCTCGGCAAGGTCAAGCGCGTCGTCGAGAAGCACGCCCCGCTGGACGAGGTGCTGCTCGTCCTCGACGCCACCACCGGGCAGAACGGGCTGGTCCAGGCCCGGGTCTTCGCCGAGGTCGTCGACATCACCGGCATCGTGCTGACCAAGCTCGACGGCACCGCCAAGGGCGGCATCGTCGTCGCGGTCCAGCGCGAGCTGGGCGTCCCGGTCAAGCTCGTCGGCCTCGGCGAGGGCGCGGACGACCTGGCGCCCTTCGAGCCGGAGGCGTTCGTTGACGCCCTCATCGGAGAGTGA
- a CDS encoding sugar porter family MFS transporter, with amino-acid sequence MTSTAQAQRSGAATAHPDHLGHVIFIAAAAAMGGFLFGYDSSVINGAVEAIRDRYDIGSAALAQVIAIALIGCAIGAATAGRIADRIGRIRVMQIAAALFTVSAVGSALPFSLWDFALWRVVGGFAIGMASVIGPAYIAEVAPPAYRGRLGSFQQAAIVIGIAVSQLVNWGLLNASGGDQRGRLMGLEAWQVMLGVMVVPAVLYGMLSFAIPESPRFLISAGKRERAREILAEVEGERADLDARVAEIEHAMNSEHRSTFKDLLGGGFFFKPIVWIGIGLSVFQQFVGINVAFYYSSTLWQSVGVDPTESFFYSFTTSIINIVGTVIAMIFVDRVGRRPLAVIGSVGMVIGLALEAWAFSHDLVDGRLPAAQGWTALIAAHVFVLFFALSWGVVVWVMLGEMFPNRIRAAALGVAASAQWIANWAITASFPSLADWNLSVTYVVYTAFAALSVPFVLKYVKETKGKALEEMG; translated from the coding sequence GTGACGAGCACAGCGCAGGCACAGAGGTCAGGAGCCGCGACGGCTCACCCCGATCATCTCGGGCATGTCATCTTCATCGCGGCGGCAGCGGCGATGGGCGGATTCCTCTTCGGGTACGACAGTTCCGTGATCAACGGTGCCGTCGAGGCCATCCGGGACCGCTACGACATCGGATCCGCCGCCCTCGCGCAGGTCATCGCGATCGCCCTGATCGGCTGTGCCATCGGCGCCGCGACCGCCGGCCGGATCGCCGACCGCATCGGCCGGATCCGGGTCATGCAGATCGCCGCCGCGCTCTTCACGGTCAGCGCCGTCGGCTCGGCCCTGCCCTTCTCGCTGTGGGACTTCGCCCTGTGGCGGGTCGTCGGCGGCTTCGCCATCGGCATGGCCTCCGTCATCGGCCCCGCCTACATCGCCGAGGTCGCCCCGCCCGCCTACCGCGGCCGGCTCGGTTCCTTCCAGCAGGCCGCCATCGTCATCGGCATCGCCGTCTCGCAGCTGGTCAACTGGGGTCTGCTGAACGCCTCCGGCGGCGACCAGCGCGGGCGGCTGATGGGCCTGGAGGCCTGGCAGGTCATGCTCGGCGTGATGGTCGTCCCGGCCGTCCTCTACGGCATGCTCTCCTTCGCCATCCCCGAGTCCCCGCGCTTCCTGATCTCCGCCGGCAAGCGGGAGCGGGCCCGGGAGATCCTCGCCGAGGTCGAGGGCGAGCGCGCCGACCTGGACGCCCGGGTCGCCGAGATCGAGCACGCCATGAACAGCGAGCACCGGTCCACCTTCAAGGACCTGCTCGGCGGCGGCTTCTTCTTCAAGCCGATCGTCTGGATCGGCATCGGCCTGTCGGTCTTCCAGCAGTTCGTCGGCATCAACGTCGCGTTCTACTACTCCTCGACGCTGTGGCAGTCGGTCGGCGTCGACCCGACGGAGTCGTTCTTCTACTCCTTCACCACCTCGATCATCAACATCGTCGGCACCGTCATCGCGATGATCTTCGTGGACCGCGTCGGCCGCCGCCCCCTCGCCGTCATCGGCTCGGTCGGCATGGTGATCGGTCTCGCCCTGGAGGCCTGGGCCTTCTCCCACGACCTCGTCGACGGCAGGCTCCCGGCCGCGCAGGGCTGGACCGCCCTGATCGCCGCGCATGTCTTCGTCCTCTTCTTCGCCCTGTCGTGGGGCGTGGTCGTCTGGGTCATGCTCGGCGAGATGTTCCCCAACAGGATCCGCGCCGCCGCCCTGGGCGTGGCCGCCTCCGCGCAGTGGATCGCGAACTGGGCCATCACCGCGAGCTTCCCGTCCCTCGCCGACTGGAACCTCTCCGTCACCTACGTCGTCTACACGGCCTTCGCCGCCCTCTCCGTCCCCTTCGTCCTCAAGTACGTCAAGGAGACCAAGGGCAAGGCCCTGGAGGAGATGGGCTGA